The window tacgGCTGAAATTGTTTACTTTCGTGTTCGTGGTTGATTCGAAGTTTTGTCGTTTAACAACGAAGGATGTCAAAGCCAAGATAAtggcatttaaatataactagctgtacatatattatagcctatgtcactcagtaaagTTAAGTTGGAAAGCTGCATCcaatgttgaaatattttttggatCCATCCAgcagattttgcgtgaaaaccttataaacatacaaacattaaaagttTCTTCTTTAGtagtgtagataaaaaaaatacataaaacttttgtcataaatttgtgtaataatcatttatatcaacaaaatTAACAGCATGCAACGTTTAATTACCGGCAGTCATTTAgatatgtataacaaattatcatatatattaataccgCATACATACATCGAgtacatataacatacatagtATGGGAATTAATTATCTTGCACTCTTGCAGATCTAATAGAGAAGCTAACTGAGCGTCAAAGAATTTCAATTGATCGATGAAGAAATGGGACTTTATTAGCCTTCTTATAGACGCGATTATGTTTTGGATCTTAAGATTGTCATTGCATATCATATGAGATCATGCGCTGTATAGCGAACCGGCTAGACTGCTGGTATGTCAACCACTGCTGCAAACTTTCTGCTTCCATTATAGCATTGAAGTAGTGACTGGCATACCTAttaatcacaattattttatttaagacataatatactaacatagtttgtaagaattaattgttacaaacaaaatgagtctgagttacttgaaattaaataaaaaaaattaaaaattatcaactcTTAGGTCCAGATGGAAAGTATAGTTTCCGATAAACTTTCGATCTGGACTTAGAGTTTCCATACACTGTTACAGGGAACGGTGTCGTTATTCATTTGCCGGGGTTGTTCGAGGAGCTGAAGAAGAACGAGTCCAAGGGTATGGAGAACTGGCAGAACCGCCTCATCATATCCGACCGGGCGCATCTCGTCTTCGATATACATCAGCAGGTACACGATAAATGGACTACTTGGACACTTTTAAAAGAtcatttaatactatattttataatcatcgGAAACAAGTTGTCGCGATCACGAGTTATGTCCACTTACATGACGTATTGCTGAACGTTTGAGTTTGTTGGGTCTGTTTCTGTgtgtaatataacaatattctatatttatttagtttaaggTTATAAATGACCTTCTTATTATGTGTAGAttgttatatatgatatatttattatatttattttatatatttaagttgtaAGTTGAACTTTATTGGTCGCCACTGAAAACCAGTGCTACAGAAACGTCATCTGTAATTTATACTGAAGTCGACGCCAACTCTATATTAATGAAGAtagatttgtaatttttatttttcattactattttatatcgtcatatttgttgtattgttattttttttgttctgtctgcttatatgtatattgttattctgaaaacaaatgtattttttcttaaatgctcagcaatattaatttttcgaAACGTTTGTCCACAGGTGGATGGTCTCCAAGAAGCCGAGAAGGGCAAGAACTCCCTCGGCACAACGAAAAAGGGCATCGGCCCGACCTACTCGTCGAAGGCCACAAGGAACGGCATCCGGATTGGTGACCTGTTGGGTGACTTCCAAATTTTTGAAGAGAAGTAAGTGTATGATATAGAAcagtgtgtatgtgtatggaTGAATATGAATCAAGTTATTACTACTAAAGGTAACTAAGGACGATTTAAAAATCGCCTGGTGAAGGACTGCTAAACATTTATGATAGTGGCCATTGTCCATGATCTGAATGCTCTGCCCGTTTTTAAGAGGTAAACGAGAAGGAAAATACggttggaaagaaggaatggacttggaaggttgaggaaaaggaaacgggcctccggctcccccactcaccgtatgaaacacagtagcaaCCCACAATTTCACGACGTTTTtatgtgagggtgtggtacttccccagtgcgagctggcccaagtCGTGTCGAAGCGTACTCGGCTCCCATACATAGAttacattttaagaaaataatacacaaaaagaatATGATTTCATTTGAATGAAAGTTAATAGTGTTTTTTAATCTAGTTGttcttatattacataaatttatgtatatacaatgtGTTGTTTcatgaaatgtaataaacaatgCAGTGTGTCTAATTGCGCAAGTCCATACACAATgggatatttaatattgccatattaaagtatttacgATTAGATAAGAATCACATTTTATCGAAAACACTCTATCCACTTTAAGATTTTACTTTGAACATGTTATGCCATTCGAAAgtcttttattatcttatatataaaattctcgtgtcacaatgttagtctctatactcctccgaaacggcttgaccgattcctctgaaatttggtaagcatattgggtaggtctgagaatcggctaacatctatttttcataccactaaacgataagagtaaggcagaacagcgtttgccgggtgcagctagtcttaatatatattttcgttaCATTTTCatcagaaaatatataaagagaattgtttttgtacgaatgttttgtatgaattaatattgattgatgattggtactttatatttaatttcctataaaatataaattttaaaaatatatgtatgtatgaaaataaataaataaataaaatttgtttttagaatGGATTAccaagttttttaaattactccAGAATTATCtagaaaaatttttaaacaacattaaatatcATAGCTTCTAGGCAATATAGCAACGAAAATACCTTTTTTCTGAAGAATAGTTTTTGTGAAGAAACAAGTGTTAAGATCTATCAAAGCGGTTAAAGCTATTGCTTcatatcttaattatataaatatatttatattcacaaatctttatatacacataaaattactTGTCATGTTGTTTGCCCACAATGGACTCTCGAACTACTTaaacgattttaatcaaattgacACACCGTGTGTAGTTTGATCCCAGCTTAAAAGTAGTAGTTAGTCATTACGATAAACGACTACCCGGGTAGATTCGgtagtaacatataaaatatcaaccaTTACAGGTTCCGATCGCTAGCCGCTACGTACAAACGCATGTTCCCTTCACTCGAAGTGGATATTGAGAACGAGCTGGCGAAATACAAGGAGTACGCGGTCAAGATACGGCCCCTGGTGCGCGACACCGTGTCCTACTTGCACAAGGAGATCAGAAGTGGGAGGAAAGTGCTCGTCGAGGGCGCCAATGCCGCCATGTTGGATATTGATTTCGGTTTGTAGTGTGAATagccataataataaataataaattctttattgcagaGTACCGAGGACCCAATATCACACAAAAGACTAAATGtcacaaacattaaaatgaacataaaaagtgtcatttaaatacatattgtggtagtcgagcacgcttcggcacgaattgggccagctcgcaccggggaagtaccacacccccacagaaaacNNNNNNNNNNNNNNNNNNNNNNNNNNNNNNNNNNNNNNNNNNNNNNNNNNNNNNNNNNNNNNNNNNNNNNNNNNNNNNNNNNNNNNNNNNNNNNNNNNNNNNNNNNNNNNNNNNNNNNNNNNNNNNNNNNNNNNNNNNNNNNNNNNNNNNNNNNNNNNNNNNNNNNNNNNNNNNNNNNNNaaaaaaaaaaaacatgtaaaatcGAAAGcactaataatacaaaaaataaaataaaaaaaagacacaAAATCTCTTATTGTCTCACCAACTTGCTAAATTATGTGTATAAGCAGGATTTGGaaccgacttccaaaaacgaaaaggaggaggttctatgttcgtctgtatttttttttaatttcctgacaattttcacaatataaataataatttaaaatagtcgTTTAATTACTTCTGATCGATAGCGGCTAATTTTCAACCGCCTGTAAAGTCAATGCTATCAGTCAATTTATGAATAGGTATTGTACTCTCATTTTTTTCGCTCATGTTATtcttagtaaataaataaatactacatgTACCTTCAACTAACTTTAGACTCGTTGTCACTTCCGATCGTATGAAATGGCGGTCAAATGTTTACCCTAtctcaaaataaatagaaaaaattaattgcctactactactactacagGCACGTACCCGTACGTGACGTCATCGAACTGCAGCATCGGCGGCGTGTGCACCGGCCTCGGCCTGCCGCCGCGCCTCATCGGCGAGGTGCTGGGCGTCGTCAAGGCGTACACCACGCGCGTCGGCGACGGGCCCTTCCCCACCGAGCTGCACGACGTGAGTGCGCCCTCttgcgtgtgtgtgcgtgtgcgtgtgtgcgtgcgtgcgcgcgtgtgtgtgcgtgtgcgtgttcTCAGACAGCACACACGTCTACAGTGTGGGAAtacatgtattatgtatataaagatatatgtacatattgtaTAGAATACTGGCAGTCTACGCCGGCTTCAATTTGTGCTGtcttgtgtgtgtgttctCACATGataatgatatgatatatgtacatatatggAATACTAGccgtccgccccggcttcgcgcGTGGTACTTACATAGCCCATGGCATTTAGGATTCACGGACGTATCCAAaggagaaaaaaaacatacaaacatacaaacacttctaattttaaatatatataaaatgatattataataaaacaggaGATGGGCAAGCTGCTCCAGGAGCGCGGGCACGAGGTGGGCGTGACGACGCGGCGCGTGCGCAGGTGCGGCTGGCTCGACCTCGTCGTCGTGCAGTACACCGCCAGCGTCAACGGGTACACCTCGTGAGTGCAGGCCTTCCATTGTTTTACTAGtctttttttgtaacattaataGTCGCGTAGTATAGTAAGAGTAAATAgtagtataagtatatatatataagtaagtaagtatagTAAGAGGCTGGTCATGAACGATTCGATAAGGGACTGGTTGGTTTTAATACACAAATTGTGTAACTCGATGTACATACCTTAAGTTATTTAGTTAGTACAGTAGTACTCACCTTCATATTAAACATAAGTGATCATACGGAGATTGATCTTAACcgaaattttattagtataatagtATTTGTATTGTCCATGAAAGACATGCACGGTGAAGGTCTGTCATAATCTGTCTgtaatattgcatttaaatgtCGAACGAATTGCCCCCTTCACTTAAACAAAATGCCCCcgcatttgaattaaaataatactggcAACATTGTTAATAGCGCATCGTCTACGGGACTTCTTTTGAGGCGAGGCGCAGGctctgtatttatattttcatacttacTGTCTGCCAGATGCCACAGTTCATCCAATCAGCAGTATTCAAAATAGAGTGAAATACatagattacaatattatattacagatTGTGCCTAACGAAATTAGACATTTTGGACAATCTAGAAGAAATCAAAGTCGGTGTGGCCTACAAGTTGAATGGGAAAAAGATTGACTACTTCCCTTCCTCCATGACTGAACTCAGTGCTGTTGAGGtatgtaaagaataaaaaaaacacacatagAACACCCTGTGAATGACTTTACACACAGATTGTTTTACCTGAGTATTGAGGTTAGACTTAATAAAGcctacaatatattttttaggtttttttatgAAGGTAATTGAAAAGTCGCGTTAGGTAATTGGTTGTAATTATgtcatgttatttatattttataatacaggcacataatattatgtctaaATTTGAATTGACCACAACAGCAGGCGCATACaacaatgcaatttaaatttgttgctaattaatttcttcattattattgttataatattatattataatatcttgaTATATgtcaaattgtaaataactaTTTCTTTACACAATTCCTGTATCATCTAcattctacactaatattatgaataggattctttttatatttatgtaggcTTGTAACACAATAACTGCTGGATATCGATCCAGCAGTTACTgtgttataatttcaaaaatctttTCATTTGGAACCATTTGGAAACTGCATATTGACTGACTAGCAAAAAacttatgaataaatgattcattaaaaaacacaatatgaACGAATGAAAAAACGAACGAACGACTGACTGAATGAATGATAAATATGACTTAAATTGGTCACATTTCCGTTACCTTGTTCCAGGTGGAGTACGTGACGCTCCCCGGCTGGGCGTGCAGCACGGAGGACGTGCGGGAGCTGAGCAAGCTGCCGCCCAACGCCAAGGCCTATGTCAAGCTCATTGAGGACTACCTGCAGATACCGGGTCAGTGTGATAACAATTTAACCAACTTTGAGAAAAAGGGGGAGATTCCCAACTCTactgattttttttcgtttgtcACCTCATAACTTGATTTTGGtgattctttatatatttctaggTCTAGTTttttggtctagttttgacCATTTGAAAGAGGTTTCGatttttagataattatttatagtggaAAATGCTTCTACACATACCATAGGCCTTTCGGAAAACGGCCCTGGTTTATGTTGGACTCCCAATTGGACTACCAACTAAACTCCACTGTATTCCGTCGAACTGCTATAGTAAAGGGGACACGTGAGCTTGTTGGAATTCCTGGATTTTATCTGATAAGAAATTTTCGCCATTTGATCTTCATTTTGAATATGGATAGATACTTCACCCCTAGGGACGTAGCTGGCTTTTTTAGTGAAAAATAActactgtttaatttttattatataactttttttctatttacagTTAAATACATTGGCGTTGGACAAGGCAGGGAGTCGATAATCAACGTGGCTTAACATTAACAACTGTTACTTAAACCGTACGCTTAACGTCTTACTTAATAATGGTATAACGGTGTAGCGTTATTTCGATGGTGTCGGTATTCGTAACGGTATCTAAATAACGTTATAACGCTTGTGACGTGCGTTGTTAGTTAATTGTTTTAGCGTGGTGGTGTTTATCGCAGCGATGGAAcgttgaagattttttttttcgttctttctatatataccatagataacatatggcgttttttttgttttttttttattttaaattatgtttagaatataaatattgtatttataattattagaatattaaagcgatttctattattttcattgcatTGTCTTGCCAAATGGTTTTGAAGAAATTACGCGAAGTTTTTTGAGTTACAACGCTGCGGTAAACTCTATGgcggttattttaaaataaggcttgttttaaattataataatacttctATCTTATGGAATGGACATATAACgactttttttaacaatatatttatcatagaaatatattttcatgtgattaggaaaatataaagaacatTAAATAGCTATACTTAGTGCAcgtttaaaagtatttgtGGAACTAAAGAGTCGTGGAGTGGTTTTTTTCAACTAATTTACGTATGTGTTCCGGCTGTGCcgttaacatttaaatatgttgaGTATTTCttgtattgataatttttttaattcagtatTCCGGGTTTgcaaaaatagtaaatttgtttttttttttttaaatatgtctaTCCATTAGGTGGAATGTACATTGAAGGTTACATTATATGCCTCTCGACATATaatcagtatttttaattataattatagaaagcaaaataaaaaacaaattaactcGAAATATTTGATCCTATGGCTATATCGTCGTTATAGATACTGTTGTTGTGGTATCTTATTCAAATCGATATGATAAATAgctttttaagtttttctttttaattaattctatattaGACATGCcgtttaactttttttttttaaattggggacatatttaattttcagttttaaataacgataagctataaaaaaaaaatcaaataaatcattaatttgttattatttaaaacaaaactactGTACTTTTCATATTGATTGCACTTTAATATGCTTAAAAAtggttttacttttatatgttGTTTAGATCTGTCCCCAATTGCCTTCCTCATAAGGTTCATAATCCTTTATCATAAACTATAACTGGTGCTTTACTCATAGACTAGcttaaatcgaaataaatcgTTTCGAAGCGTGGAATAACTGTATATACTTAATAGATCTTAAATATacgttaataatgttataatttattgatggGTTAGTgtgaaaataaacttaattttgatACGGAAAGGATTTAAATCTTCATTCATTGTTCATATAATTTAgaggatttttattatatgatcgTGAgccagttttatattaattttaaatctgtcATAAATTGTGCCACCTCCTTTTGACTCGAACTCTTTGCTTGCATCAGTTATCCACGTTTTTCGTCCAAACGTTTCATGTAAAAACTACAgcaatacttttaattacatattacgtGATATTATGGTTCATTGTGTATTACATTAGGCAATATTGaattatcacaataatttctttgaatatattttattattattatttttttgtatgattgaACATTTCTATAGACTGATGTTAAAtggttatatttgtatgaagcAATAATTTCGTAAATAACACAAGTTCTGgtctaaaacaaataaatgcatcatgattaatataaactttaatatttttttttgtatattcaaCAAAAGCTCTTTAATATCGGACTATAGAAATTGCTACAAAATAATCTTTCTTATTTGCAATATAACACATGTTTTCGTGGTTCCTATTGCAATGAATAgact is drawn from Zerene cesonia ecotype Mississippi chromosome 8, Zerene_cesonia_1.1, whole genome shotgun sequence and contains these coding sequences:
- the LOC119828383 gene encoding adenylosuccinate synthetase, whose product is MASITNSKHSEVNGDCVYTPNKMESNKVTVVLGAQWGDEGKGKVVDLLALNSDIVCRCQGGNNAGHTVVVNGKEFDFHLLPSGIINQECISLIGNGVVIHLPGLFEELKKNESKGMENWQNRLIISDRAHLVFDIHQQVDGLQEAEKGKNSLGTTKKGIGPTYSSKATRNGIRIGDLLGDFQIFEEKFRSLAATYKRMFPSLEVDIENELAKYKEYAVKIRPLVRDTVSYLHKEIRSGRKVLVEGANAAMLDIDFGTYPYVTSSNCSIGGVCTGLGLPPRLIGEVLGVVKAYTTRVGDGPFPTELHDEMGKLLQERGHEVGVTTRRVRRCGWLDLVVVQYTASVNGYTSLCLTKLDILDNLEEIKVGVAYKLNGKKIDYFPSSMTELSAVEVEYVTLPGWACSTEDVRELSKLPPNAKAYVKLIEDYLQIPVKYIGVGQGRESIINVA